Proteins encoded together in one Psychrobacter sp. 28M-43 window:
- the tusD gene encoding sulfurtransferase complex subunit TusD produces MTTTPPLLLITADPSHPLARLALRYARAYLKNAANSHDIDNNDTNSTGTGSSDNATSEQSLLNVFFYGDSAHIANRLRWQSADQLDLTKEWQSLAEQHQLPLPVCVSTALSRGVSDVDNSSRHQLDGTNLATGFTLVGLSELAMMMQDNCRVIQF; encoded by the coding sequence ATGACGACCACTCCCCCGTTACTACTGATTACTGCTGACCCTAGTCACCCATTGGCACGCTTGGCGTTACGCTATGCACGCGCCTACCTGAAGAACGCAGCGAATAGTCATGATATTGATAACAATGACACTAATAGTACAGGTACAGGCAGCAGCGATAATGCTACCTCTGAACAATCCCTGCTCAATGTCTTCTTTTATGGCGACTCGGCTCACATAGCCAATCGCTTGCGTTGGCAGTCAGCCGATCAATTAGACTTGACCAAAGAATGGCAGTCTTTGGCTGAGCAGCATCAATTACCCCTGCCTGTCTGTGTCAGTACAGCACTTAGCCGCGGTGTGAGTGATGTAGACAACAGCTCACGTCATCAGCTTGACGGTACCAATCTTGCGACGGGGTTTACCTTAGTGGGACTCAGTGAGCTTGCGATGATGATGCAGGATAACTGTCGTGTGATACAATTTTGA
- a CDS encoding branched-chain amino acid transaminase: MNMATQDGKLWMNGTMIEQPDAKVHVLTHSLHYGMAVFEGVRAYQTADNRTAIFRLKEHTERLLGSAKIFQMDVPFDAATLEQAHKDVVKQNNLAEAYIRPLIWVGAEKLGLSSRDNSINAMVAAWHWGAYLGEEGIKNGIRVKTSSYTHHMPNVTMCKAKASSNYPVSIMANQEVTRNGYDEAILMDPQGFVCQGAGENLFLVKNGELHTPDLSGGALDGITRRTILQFAADLGINVIERRITRDEFYLADEIFMTGTAAEVTPIREYDDRIIGNGGRGELTEKLQTLYFDVVHGRNEKYMDWLSFID; encoded by the coding sequence ATGAATATGGCAACACAAGATGGTAAGCTTTGGATGAATGGCACGATGATCGAACAGCCAGATGCTAAAGTTCATGTGCTTACACATAGCTTGCATTACGGTATGGCTGTGTTTGAAGGCGTGCGCGCTTACCAAACAGCGGATAATCGTACCGCTATTTTCCGCTTAAAAGAACATACCGAGCGTCTACTTGGCTCAGCCAAAATCTTCCAAATGGACGTACCTTTTGATGCTGCCACTTTAGAGCAAGCACATAAAGATGTGGTCAAGCAAAACAACTTGGCAGAAGCTTATATTCGTCCGCTCATCTGGGTAGGTGCAGAAAAACTTGGCTTGTCTTCACGTGACAACAGCATCAATGCTATGGTTGCTGCTTGGCATTGGGGTGCTTATCTTGGTGAAGAAGGCATTAAAAATGGTATCCGTGTAAAAACGTCATCATATACGCATCACATGCCAAACGTGACTATGTGTAAGGCTAAAGCCTCTAGTAACTATCCTGTATCTATCATGGCCAACCAAGAAGTGACGCGTAATGGCTATGACGAAGCTATCTTAATGGATCCACAAGGGTTTGTATGTCAGGGCGCAGGCGAAAACTTATTCTTGGTAAAAAATGGTGAGCTACATACGCCAGACCTATCAGGTGGTGCATTAGACGGTATCACCCGCCGTACTATCTTACAGTTCGCGGCTGATCTAGGTATCAATGTCATCGAACGCCGTATCACTCGTGATGAGTTTTACTTGGCTGACGAGATATTTATGACAGGTACCGCTGCTGAAGTCACGCCTATTCGTGAATATGACGATCGTATCATCGGTAATGGTGGCCGCGGTGAGTTGACTGAAAAACTACAGACCTTATACTTTGATGTAGTCCATGGTCGTAATGAGAAATATATGGACTGGTTAAGCTTTATTGATTAA
- a CDS encoding glycosyl transferase: MPIDSSTDDNKNIKQIICIKWGTKYGADYANKLYGMVSRNITPPFRFVCFTDDTTDVRPEIECQELPPLDVTMPTNTLGKWPKSRLWGEKLGDLTGTVLFVDLDVIIVDSLDPFFEYGEPDDVILSYNPSNPLERLGQTSCFRFQIGSLVSLQEKFKADPQGIADEYRFEQRFVTRNAPGGVKLFPKAWVAHFRRKCRQPFPLNYIKEPKIPKGARIVIFPGDLYPTHAIEGRYNKNAANNAKDHLKRLTEPKNLKRPLRHLRHFILPVGWVEKYWRE; encoded by the coding sequence ATGCCAATAGATTCTAGTACAGACGATAATAAAAATATCAAACAAATTATTTGTATTAAATGGGGTACAAAATACGGTGCTGATTACGCCAATAAACTATATGGTATGGTATCTCGTAATATCACCCCGCCGTTTCGTTTTGTGTGTTTTACGGATGATACGACTGATGTACGTCCAGAAATAGAATGTCAAGAACTACCACCATTAGATGTTACTATGCCAACGAATACGTTAGGAAAGTGGCCTAAATCTCGTTTGTGGGGTGAAAAGCTCGGTGATTTAACAGGGACAGTATTATTTGTAGATTTGGACGTGATTATCGTTGATAGTCTCGATCCTTTCTTTGAATATGGCGAGCCAGATGATGTTATCTTGTCTTATAACCCAAGCAATCCATTAGAGCGCTTGGGGCAGACCTCTTGCTTTAGATTTCAGATAGGGTCACTTGTTTCACTCCAAGAGAAGTTCAAAGCTGATCCACAGGGTATTGCTGATGAATATCGTTTTGAGCAACGTTTTGTTACCCGCAATGCACCAGGCGGTGTAAAACTATTTCCAAAAGCTTGGGTGGCACACTTTAGACGTAAATGTCGCCAACCATTTCCGCTTAACTACATCAAAGAACCGAAGATTCCTAAAGGCGCTCGCATCGTTATCTTCCCAGGTGATTTGTATCCTACGCATGCTATTGAAGGCAGATACAATAAAAACGCCGCCAATAATGCTAAAGACCATCTAAAAAGACTTACTGAGCCTAAAAACTTGAAACGCCCATTGCGCCATTTGCGTCATTTTATCTTGCCGGTAGGATGGGTTGAGAAATATTGGAGAGAATAA
- a CDS encoding TusE/DsrC/DsvC family sulfur relay protein encodes MTTHNAALSAADIELDQDGHLCDHTIWTPVIAQQLADTLEVNLSDEHLEVLQQVRAFFDKFNHAPATRPLIKWLQKTLPELDISNQKLQQLFNTGLVARHVNRLAGLPKPPNCL; translated from the coding sequence ATGACTACTCACAACGCTGCGTTATCAGCGGCTGATATCGAATTGGATCAAGACGGCCATCTATGTGACCATACGATTTGGACACCTGTTATCGCGCAGCAATTGGCAGACACATTAGAGGTCAATCTGAGCGACGAGCATTTAGAAGTTTTGCAACAAGTGCGCGCGTTTTTTGACAAATTTAATCACGCGCCAGCAACCCGTCCACTAATCAAATGGCTACAAAAGACTTTGCCAGAACTCGATATTAGCAATCAAAAGCTACAGCAGTTGTTTAATACAGGTTTGGTTGCGCGTCATGTCAATCGCTTGGCAGGATTACCCAAACCACCAAACTGTTTATAA
- the glnE gene encoding bifunctional [glutamate--ammonia ligase]-adenylyl-L-tyrosine phosphorylase/[glutamate--ammonia-ligase] adenylyltransferase: protein MLPAMPSRVNNGTDYQPTVEQLQVLQTASEFAYQIWESRTVSCQTFLRSYPLNSTLTRQQIDDLIQDYTLDENYQLADEIKVMSGLRHLRTLLMMRWIWQDALQTISLEQLTDELSEFADGCISFAKDYTYQHLVAKYGEPTFINEQGNVQIDDMAIMAMGKLGAQELNLSSDIDLIFVHQARGETNGNKAKGTRSIDNKRFMTRLGQGIIKLLDNKTADGFVFRVDMRLRPWGDGSDLAIHLSALQKYFTMHGRAWERFAWLKARVVGQIDQPFYEEIQALIKPFVFRYYVDYSAFSALREMKSLIQNQVAQREDLDNIKLGAGGIRDIEFIVQAFQLIYGGRHPQLQIKPCLQAMQVLCELGYLEHSTYEQLQAAYRFLRRLEHAIQAINDQQTQRLPHDEQWQHNLAVTLNFENWYALLDQLNRHRESVNVPFERMVTERQVPDNEDTDLEPEHLDEQIARLKEVLTEENRELLQNFWQSKMVANLSDEARERLDDAYPVIVHALLAHQEQQQLANTALPRLISLLEAICRRSIYLVMIAENPNATIELIPMLSASPWIAKELAQYPVLLDTFLQQRYRHLPDKRELRDILRQQLLRVEPNDEEELLSVLRLFKKNQVLAVAASDVLAERPIMKVSDSLTYIAEVVLEAALERAFAEIVNRYGYPIGQDGDPVTEADCGFAIIGYGKLGGLELSYSSDLDLVFLHKIKEQGMTTGEKSVSGMKFAARLVQKLMNYLNTQTRDGRAYEIDMRLRPSGNAGMMVVSCHAFETYQMDKAWSWEHQALVRARAICGDRRVTARFCDIRRDVLSLPRTLDQVRSEVTSMRIKMQKHLGTSQWQQEAGKFHLKQDAGGIVDIEFLAQFAVLAYSHEYPSLTKWSDNVRIFAEVALLGIWDDQVCQDLTDAYLRIRAATHQLALSEQSLLVDESLWQETRALVQSQWRHLMGVETDDE from the coding sequence ATGTTACCTGCTATGCCCTCACGTGTGAACAATGGTACAGATTATCAGCCTACCGTAGAACAACTGCAAGTCCTACAGACAGCGAGCGAGTTCGCTTATCAGATTTGGGAAAGTCGGACCGTTTCATGTCAGACGTTTTTGCGTAGCTATCCATTGAATAGTACGCTGACCCGCCAGCAAATCGATGATCTGATACAAGATTATACGCTAGATGAGAACTATCAACTCGCTGATGAAATCAAGGTCATGAGTGGTCTGCGTCACTTGCGCACGCTACTAATGATGCGCTGGATTTGGCAAGATGCCTTGCAGACGATCAGTCTGGAGCAGCTGACCGATGAGTTGTCTGAGTTTGCAGATGGCTGTATCTCTTTTGCTAAAGATTACACTTATCAGCACTTGGTTGCTAAGTATGGTGAGCCGACCTTTATCAATGAACAAGGCAATGTACAGATTGATGATATGGCGATTATGGCCATGGGTAAGCTTGGTGCGCAAGAGCTGAATTTATCAAGTGATATTGACCTAATCTTTGTACATCAAGCGCGCGGCGAGACCAATGGCAATAAGGCAAAAGGCACACGTAGCATAGACAACAAACGCTTTATGACTCGATTGGGTCAAGGCATTATTAAACTGCTTGATAACAAGACCGCTGACGGTTTTGTCTTTCGAGTAGATATGCGCTTACGTCCATGGGGTGATGGAAGTGATTTGGCCATTCATCTGTCTGCATTACAAAAATACTTTACGATGCATGGGCGGGCGTGGGAGCGTTTTGCTTGGTTAAAAGCGCGCGTAGTCGGACAAATAGACCAGCCATTTTATGAAGAGATACAAGCGCTGATTAAGCCATTTGTCTTTCGTTATTATGTGGACTACAGTGCGTTTTCAGCATTGAGAGAGATGAAGTCTCTTATCCAAAACCAAGTTGCCCAGCGTGAAGACCTGGATAATATCAAGCTTGGCGCGGGCGGCATTAGAGATATCGAGTTTATCGTACAGGCCTTTCAGCTTATCTACGGCGGCCGGCATCCACAGCTGCAAATAAAACCTTGCTTGCAGGCGATGCAAGTATTGTGTGAGCTTGGCTATCTGGAGCACTCAACTTACGAGCAGCTACAGGCCGCGTATCGGTTCTTACGCCGGCTGGAGCATGCTATTCAAGCGATTAATGATCAGCAGACCCAGCGCTTACCACACGATGAGCAATGGCAACATAATCTAGCAGTGACGCTGAATTTTGAAAACTGGTATGCCTTATTAGATCAGCTTAATCGTCATCGCGAGAGTGTCAATGTGCCGTTTGAGCGTATGGTCACTGAGCGCCAAGTACCTGATAACGAAGATACCGACCTAGAGCCAGAGCACTTAGATGAGCAAATTGCCCGTTTAAAAGAAGTGCTGACAGAAGAAAATCGCGAGTTACTACAGAACTTTTGGCAATCAAAAATGGTGGCTAACTTAAGTGATGAGGCCAGAGAGCGTTTAGACGACGCATATCCTGTCATTGTCCATGCGTTGTTAGCGCATCAAGAACAGCAGCAACTTGCCAATACTGCTTTACCAAGATTGATCTCACTGCTTGAAGCGATTTGCCGTCGTTCTATCTATTTGGTCATGATTGCTGAAAACCCCAATGCAACGATTGAGCTGATTCCAATGCTATCTGCCAGCCCGTGGATCGCAAAAGAGTTGGCTCAGTATCCTGTATTATTAGACACATTTTTGCAGCAGCGTTATCGTCATCTGCCAGATAAGCGTGAGCTGCGTGATATCTTGCGCCAACAGTTGCTACGCGTCGAGCCTAACGATGAAGAAGAGCTGTTAAGCGTCCTACGTCTGTTTAAAAAGAATCAAGTGTTGGCGGTCGCTGCTAGTGATGTATTGGCTGAGCGTCCGATTATGAAAGTGTCAGATTCATTGACTTACATCGCTGAGGTCGTATTAGAAGCCGCATTGGAGCGCGCTTTTGCAGAGATTGTTAACCGTTATGGGTATCCTATTGGCCAAGATGGCGACCCAGTCACTGAAGCGGACTGCGGCTTTGCAATTATCGGTTATGGCAAGCTTGGTGGCTTAGAGCTATCGTATTCTTCAGATTTGGACTTGGTATTCTTACACAAGATAAAAGAGCAAGGCATGACCACTGGTGAAAAATCAGTCAGTGGTATGAAGTTTGCCGCGCGTCTTGTACAAAAACTGATGAATTATCTCAATACTCAAACACGTGATGGCCGTGCCTATGAGATTGATATGCGTCTGCGACCCTCAGGAAATGCTGGCATGATGGTGGTATCTTGTCATGCGTTTGAAACCTATCAAATGGATAAAGCATGGTCGTGGGAGCATCAAGCGTTGGTACGTGCTCGTGCAATTTGCGGGGACAGACGAGTCACTGCACGCTTTTGTGATATTCGCCGCGACGTATTGTCGTTGCCACGGACACTGGATCAAGTACGTAGTGAAGTCACTAGCATGCGTATCAAAATGCAAAAACATCTAGGCACGAGCCAATGGCAGCAGGAAGCGGGCAAGTTTCATCTTAAGCAAGATGCAGGCGGGATTGTAGATATTGAGTTCTTAGCACAGTTTGCCGTATTGGCTTACTCGCATGAATATCCGAGTTTGACCAAATGGAGCGATAATGTGCGAATTTTTGCAGAAGTTGCTTTGCTTGGTATTTGGGATGACCAAGTCTGTCAGGATTTGACCGATGCCTATCTAAGGATTCGTGCTGCCACGCATCAGTTAGCACTATCAGAGCAGTCTTTGCTCGTTGATGAGTCATTGTGGCAGGAGACGCGAGCATTAGTACAGTCACAATGGCGGCATCTCATGGGTGTGGAGACAGACGACGAGTAA